GTTGCGGAGCGGTTCCGGCGTCCCCGCCGACTGCGAGCCGGGGCCGCCCGCGGGAATCCGCGCCTCCGGATCGCCAGGGAAACGCTCGGCGCGCCGCGGCTGGCCAAAGATCACCTGGCCTCCGCCTACGCCGCCGCCGGCGGCGATGCCGGGCCTGCGCTCGTAGTGATCCGGGTTGCGGATGGCGAGCGCGACCGTGCCCGGAGTGACCGGCAGCAGATCCGGCTGTCTGCCGTTGAGCCGAAGCCGGAAGTGCGACGGCGAGAACTCCATCGGCGCGGACGGAAACAGGGCGGCTTCGACGACGAGATAATCCTGCGTGAAAAAGCCGCCCGCCTGCGAATCAAAGGCGCGGCCGTGATATTCGGCGCCGATGGCGGCCGCAGGCAGCCGGGCATGGTGCGGGTAGTCTTTGGCCGCCGGGCGGGGATCGAGCCCTCCGGCCAGAGCCGCGAGGGGAATCAGGGCGCACCACAGACGGGCCACGGCCTCAGGATACACTGATGCGCATGAGAAGCGTAGCATCCGTGCTGGCGCTGGCGGCGTGCCTTCCTCCCGCCGCCACAGGGCAAAGCCTGGATCAGAGGATCGCAGCGGTGCTGGACGCGCCCGCAGCGAAGCGTGCCTCCTGGGGGATTCTGGCCGTCCGCGTGGCCGATGGGGCGGTGCTGTACGAGCGCAACGCTCGCGTGCCGATGACGCCGGCGTCGAATACGAAACTGGTCAGCACGGCGCTGGCGCTCGTGCGGCTGGGACCGGAATACCGCTTCGTCACGCGCGTGCTTGCGCCGGATGCTCCTGACGAGCAGGGACGCCTGCGCGGAGATCTCCGGCTGGTGGGGGGCGGCGATCCGACCCTGTCCGGGCGCGTGGTGCCGTACTCGAAGGACGCGAAGGAGGGCGATCCTCTCGGACCGCTGGCGGAACTGGCCGACCGCGTGGTGCTGCGCGGCGTCCGGGTGATCGACGGAGACATTGTGGGGGATGCCACGCGATGGCCGTGGGAGCCGCATCCGGCAGGATGGGCGGTAGGCGACATGACGTGGGAGTACGGCGCGCCGGTGAGCGCGCTGACGGTGAACGACAGCGCCGTGCGGTTGTCCGTGCGGCCCGGCAAGGCTGAAGGCGAACCCGCGGCGGTGGAGTTTCTGCCGCCGCTCGAGCCGTTCACGGTGCACAACACGCTGCGGACGCGGGCGGGGGCGGAGAGGCGGATCGAAGTGGCGCGGGCGCCGGGGTCGAGCGTGCTGGAGATCCGCGGCGTGGCGCCGCCCGGGGGCGGCGCGGCCGTGCAGTGGGTGGCTGTGCCCGACCCGGCGCAGTTCGCTGCGGAGGCGTTCGCGCTGCTGCTGCGGCAGAGAGGCGTTGTCATCCGGGGACGGGCGCGCAGCCTGGCTCGCGCGCCGGGCGCGCCGTGGAGCGAGCCGCAGGGCGTGGAGCTGGCGCGGCGCGAATCGCCGCCGCTCGCGGAACTGGCGCGGATCGTGAACAAGGTGAGCCAGAACCTGCACGCGGAGATGCTGCTGCGCGAGACCGCGCACGTGGTGCGCGGCGAGGGGACGGCACGGGCGGGGGTGGAGGAGATGGCGGCGCTGCTGAAAGAAGCGGGCGCGGAAGAGAAGGAGTTCGACCTCGAAGACGGTTCGGGACTGTCGCGCCGCGGGCTGCTCTCCGCTGCTTCGCTGACAGCGCTGCTGCGGCATATGGAGGCGAGGGGGCTGGGCGAGCTGTTCCGCTCGCTGCTTCCGGTCGCGGGCGACGACGGAACTCTGAGCGGACGCTTCCGCGGCGTGGCCGATGCGGCAGCCATCCGCGCCAAGACAGGGAGCCTGGCTCATGTGGCGGCGCTGTCGGGCTACGCGGGGGACGATCCGGCGCGCCGGGTGGCGTTTTCGATCCTCGTGAACGGTTACACGGCGCCGAACGCCGAAGTGCGGGCGCTGGCGGATAGAATAGCAGTAGAGATTCTGAGAGAAAGCCAACGGTAAAGCGATGCCGATTTTCGAATACAGCTGCGCCGATTGCGGACTGCGCTTCGAGAAGCTTGTCCGCAGGGAAGAAGACAACGGTCTTCACTGTCCGTCGTGCGGGAGCGGGCAGCTCAGAAAAGAATTTTCGACATTCGCCGCGCATTCAGCCGCCGGCAGGAGCGAGCCGTCCGCGCCCATGTGCCCGTCGGGGGGCGTGTGCCCGACGCCGGGCGCCTGCGGGCTGAACTGAAGCGCCCGGCACTTCCCGCTGCGGGGAGGCTTGACGCTGCCCGGCCGGCGGACCGCTGCGGGCACCGATCCATGATTTTTCGCCGCCCTGGAAAATTGTTGTTGACTTTCGCTGAATTTTCGCCAACAATGAAGGCATGGCATTAACGCCGCGGCAAAAGGAAGTGCTCGACTTCCTGGTCGCCTACCTGGAGCGCCACGGCTTCAGCCCGAGTTTCGAGGAGATCGCCGCCGGACTGAACCTGTCCTCTCTGGCCACGGTTCACAAGCACATTTCCGCGCTGGAGCAGAAAGGCTATGTGCGGCGGCGCTTCAACGAAAGCCGGTCGATTGAAGTTTCGCCGGACTATCTCGAAGCGGAGCGCGAGCGGCTGGAAGGGCGGCGCGGGCGGCACAAAGAGGTGCCTCTGCTGGGCCGCATTGCAGCCGGATCTCCCGTGGAAAGCGTGGCCATGCCGGAGACGCTCAATCTGGGCGAGTTCACCGAATCGGAAAACGTGTATGCCCTGCAGGTGAAGGGCGACTCGATGATCGAGGACCACATCTGCAGCGGAGACTTCGTTCTGGTAGAGCGGGTGGCTGAAGTACGCGACGGCGAAATTGTCGTGGCTCTGGTGGACGGAATGGAGACGACGCTGAAGCGTCTCTACCGGGAGCCCGGGGGCAAGATCCGCCTCCAGCCGGCCAATGCGGAAATGGCGCCGATCTACGTCGAGCCGGAGCGGCTGGAGATTCAGGGCCGCGTTCTGGCCGTGCTGCGGAAGTTCCGCGGCCAGGCGGCGGCCCAGCGGGCGAGTTAGGCGGCGCTGCCGGCGGCGCGGCGGCGCGGCGCCGGAGTGTAGCGGGCGCGGACGATTTCCGTCGCCCTGAACCAGTCCTCCTGATCGTGGCCGTGGGCCATGCCACGCCCGAGCCACAGCAGATAGGCCTCGCGGGCGATCTCTTCGTGATGAAGCTGAGGATCGAAGGCCTGAGCCGCCGAGCGGCGCGGAGCCGCCTTGCGAGTCGCCGAGGCGCGGGGCCTTGCTTCCTGTTCGCCGGCGTGAGTCGCCGCCGGGGCCTTTGACCGGGCCGCGCGCTTGGGAGCGG
This DNA window, taken from Bryobacteraceae bacterium, encodes the following:
- the dacC gene encoding D-alanyl-D-alanine carboxypeptidase DacC → MRMRSVASVLALAACLPPAATGQSLDQRIAAVLDAPAAKRASWGILAVRVADGAVLYERNARVPMTPASNTKLVSTALALVRLGPEYRFVTRVLAPDAPDEQGRLRGDLRLVGGGDPTLSGRVVPYSKDAKEGDPLGPLAELADRVVLRGVRVIDGDIVGDATRWPWEPHPAGWAVGDMTWEYGAPVSALTVNDSAVRLSVRPGKAEGEPAAVEFLPPLEPFTVHNTLRTRAGAERRIEVARAPGSSVLEIRGVAPPGGGAAVQWVAVPDPAQFAAEAFALLLRQRGVVIRGRARSLARAPGAPWSEPQGVELARRESPPLAELARIVNKVSQNLHAEMLLRETAHVVRGEGTARAGVEEMAALLKEAGAEEKEFDLEDGSGLSRRGLLSAASLTALLRHMEARGLGELFRSLLPVAGDDGTLSGRFRGVADAAAIRAKTGSLAHVAALSGYAGDDPARRVAFSILVNGYTAPNAEVRALADRIAVEILRESQR
- the lexA gene encoding LexA repressor; translated protein: MALTPRQKEVLDFLVAYLERHGFSPSFEEIAAGLNLSSLATVHKHISALEQKGYVRRRFNESRSIEVSPDYLEAERERLEGRRGRHKEVPLLGRIAAGSPVESVAMPETLNLGEFTESENVYALQVKGDSMIEDHICSGDFVLVERVAEVRDGEIVVALVDGMETTLKRLYREPGGKIRLQPANAEMAPIYVEPERLEIQGRVLAVLRKFRGQAAAQRAS